CGGGCGTTACCCCCCATAAATAGCGGGAACCGCACGCGGCTGGCCTCGGCCTGGATCAGGCGAAGGTCCTTGTTCATGAGCTTCAGAGGCAGCTGGGGGGAGAGGTCCCCCGAACGGAGCTTCTCGCCCTTCCCCCGGTGGAACGGGGCTGCCAAGGAACTCTTCTCAAGCGCCTCGAAGAAGACCTCCTGCCCCAGCCCGAACGCCGCGGCGAGCGCGCTGGCCTCCGCGAGGGCCGCGCCGGTGAGCGCGGTGATCAGGTTCAGGGCGAGCTTGAGCAGCACCCCGCGCCCCAACTCCCCCGCGAACACGATCGTACCGCCCACCCCCTCGAAGTACGGGGAGAGGGGCTCGAGCCCGGTGGGGGTTCCGCCCGCGAGGATCACCAGCGCCCGCCGTTCGGCCTCCGGGTAGCTGCCTTGGAGGGGCGCGTCCACGTACTGCCCTCCGGCCTCGGCCACGAGCGGCGCGGCCTCCTGCGCCCAGGCCAGGGGGTTGGTGCCGTGATCCACCACGAACAGCCCGGGGTGCACCCCGTCGAGCACCCCGTCCTCACGGTAGAACACCTCCCGCGTGGCTTCGGGCGTCGCGAGCACGAGGCCCAGCACGTCCACCTGCCGGGCGAGCGCGGCGGGGGTCTCGGCCCAGCGCGCACCGGCGGCGAGTAGGGGCGCGGCCTTTTCCCGGGTGCGGTTCCAGACCCACACCTCCAAGCCGGCCTCGAGCAGGTTGCGCGCCATAGGGCGCCCCATGATGCCCGTACCTAGGATGCCAACCTTCATAACCCAACCTCCCGCACGCTAGGGTTTGGCCTGAGTATAAACCGGGGGGTCAGGCGCGCACGAGACGGCGGAACGCCAGGGCGCGCCAGGCCACGAGCAGCGCCAGCGTCACCGCGAGCGTGACGGCTAGAAAAATGAAAAACCCCAGGTCGAACGACCGTCCCAGCACCATGAAGCGCAGCCACACCCCGGCGGGCACCGCGAGCGCCCAGTTCAGCAAAAGGTTACGCCACCCCGGCCGGGTGTAGGTGCGGAGGAAGGGAGCCAGGAGAAACCAGGTGAGCCAGATGGGCGCGGCGTTCCGCAGGATCCCCGCGAGGCTCACGGCCTCCCCGTGCGCCATGAGCCCCAAAACGGCGAACGCCCCGATCATCAGGGCGTCTCCCCAGGCAAGGGTCCTACCCATGGCGGGCCTCCGCCTCGAAAAACACCTTCTCGGCCCGGTACGAGCTGCGCACCAGCGGGCCGCTGAAGACCTCGAGGAACCCCTCCTCGTACCCCCACTCGCGGTACTTCTCGAACTCCGCGGGGGTGACGTAGCGCTCCACCGGGAGGTGGTGGCGGGTGGGCCTTAGGTACTGGCCGAGCGTGAGGATGTCCACCCCTACGGCCCTAAGATCCCGCATCGCTTCGCGAATCTCCGCGTCCGTCTCGCCCAGACCCAGCATCAGGCTGGATTTGGTGAGGACGTGCGGGTAGCGGGCGCTGGCGTAGCGCTTCGCGTGCTCGAGGACCGCCAGGCTCTGATCGTAGGTGGCGCGCGGGTCGCGCACCCGCGGGGTGAGGCGGCGCACGGTCTCGATGTTGTGCGCGAACACGTCCACGCCGCTCGCGATCACCGTCTCGACGGCCGCTCGGTCCCCTTGGAAGTCCGGGGTGAGCGTCTCCACCTTCACCTCAGGGGTGCGGGCCTTGAGCTGGCGCACCACCGCGCCGAAGTGCGCCGCGCCCCCGTCGGGCAGGTCGTCCCGGTCCACGCTGGTGAGGACCACGTACCGGATCCCGTACCGCTGGTTGAGGGCCTCGATCGCCTCGGCGACGTGCTCGGGTTCCTTGGGGTCTACCCAACCCTGGGGGTTTCCGGTGTCCACCGCGCAGAACTTGCAGGCGCGGGTGCACACCCCGCCCAGGATCATGATCGTGAGGGTGCCGTGCCCCCAGCACTCCCCGATGTTAGGGCAGCGCGCCGACTGGCACACGGTGTGCAGCCGGAGGCGCTGCACCATCTCCTTTAGGTCCGTGTACGCCGGGCCGGTGGGTAGGGTGGCCCGTAACCAGGAGGGCTTGTTCCGATCCACGGGTTCGGGTCGCGCCTGCGCCACGCCGCCCGGCACTACCTTGATGCGTTTGATCTCGTGGGTTTCGGGGTCCTCGAGCTGGACCACCTTAAGCTCGATCATCTTGTCCATGTGACCTCCGCCTGGGGTTCGATGCCCTCGCGAAACACCTCGCGGAACGCCTCCACGACGCGCGCTTTAACCTCCTGCATGTCGAGCGGCCGTCCGAGCAGCTTCTCAAGGCTGGTCACGCCCTTGTCCGCCAGGCCGCACGGGATGATCACCGAGAAGTCCGCGAGGCGCGTGTTCACGTTGAGCGCGAACCCGTGGAACGAGACGCCTTCCTTCACCGCGACGCCGATCGCGCAGAGCTTCTCGTTGCCCACCCAAACCCCGGCGTACCCCGGCGTGGGGTAGGTCTCGATCCCGTACCCCGCAGCCACCCGCATGATCGCAGCCTCGATCTTGCGGAGCAGGTCCCGCACCCGCCGCCCGACCGGGAAGATCGGGTACCCCACGAGCTGCCCCGGCCCGTGGTAGGTGACGTCCCCGCCGCGCTCCACTCGGAAGAGATCAAACCCGTTTTCGCGGTACCACGCCTCGGGGAATAAGAGGTTTTCCCCCGTAGCTTTACGGCCCAGGGTGATCACGCGCGGGTGCTCGAGCAGGAGAAGGGTGGGCTCGAGCTCGCCCGAGACCACCCTCCGGTGCACCTGCTTTTGGTACTCCCAGGCTTCGGCGTACGGGACGAGGCCCAGGTCCTCGACGCGAAACTCCATGCCTCTAGTCTACGCCCCTCGGCCCGGCCGCGTGCCAGGATGAGGCTCACAGAGTCTAGAGCGCGAGTTCAGCGAAGATCGCTTCCAGGTTGGCTACGGGCCGGCCGTCCTCGCGCATGATCCGCCGCTTGGCGGGCGGGGCGGCGAAGTAGTCCGGCTGGTGCGCCGCGATGCGCTCCTGGAAGGTGGAGACCTCCTCCTGCCAGAAGATCCCGATCGGGATGCGTTCGCCCCACTCGGCGGCTTTTGCGGCGAAGGCCGCGATCCGCGCCGCGCGTTCCTCCTCCGAGGCATCCGCGGGCACGTTGGGGTCGTACCCTTCCTCCTCGAGCTTGTACACCCGCGGCCCGAACCACTCCTTGGTGTGCAGGTTGTTGTAGGTGGGGCAGGGCTGGAGCACGTCGATCACCGCGAGGCCCTTGTGCTCGATCCCCGCCTTGATCAGGGCCTTGAGGTGCTTGACGTCGTAGGCGTAGGCCCGCGCGATGAAGGTGTACCCGGCGGAAAGGGCGAGCATCAGGGGGTTGATCCGCCCTTGGGCGTTCGGGTGCGGCAGGCTCTTGGGCTGCTCGCCCAAGGCGAGGGTGGGGGAGGCCTGGCCTTTGGTCAGGCCGTACACCTCGTTATCGTAGATGAGGTACAGCAGGTCCACGTTGCGCCGGCCGGACCCCACGAAGTGCCCCGCGCCGATCCCGAGTCCGTCCCCGTCGCCGCCCACCGCGACCACGGTGAGGTCGGGGTTGGCGAGCTTCGCGCCGGTCGCGATCGGCAGGACGCGCCCGTGCAGGGTGTGCACCCCGTAGGTCTGCATATAGTGCGGGGTCTTCGCGGCGCACCCGATCCCGGAGAAGACCACGGTGTTGGTGGGGTCCGCCTTCATCTCAGACAGCGCCATCTGCAGCGCGTTCAGGATCCCGTAATCCCCGCACCCCGGGCACCAGTCGGAGTGGATCTCAGCCTTGTAGTCCGAAAGCTTCAGCTCGATCATGCCGCCATCCTCCTCACACGCCGCGCCTCAAGACGATGCGCTCCGATTGGACCTCGCCCTTGAGTACGGCCTGGATCGCCTCGGTGGCCTCGGTGGCGGAGATAGGCCGGCCGTTGTACTTGACCACGCGGTGCGCGGCCCGCACCCCGGTCTCCTGGCGCAACAAGTCCGCGAACTGCCCCGAGTAGTTGTGCTCCATCGTGACGACCGTCTTGCCCGCGAGCACGGCCTCGAGCTCGGTGGGGAAGGGCCAGAGGAGCTTCACCTGGACGTACTGGAAGCCGCCCAGCCGTTCGAGGGCCTCGAGGGCCGCGCCCTTGACCGAGCCCCACCCCACGACCACGACCCCCGCTTCCTCGCCGAACACCTGGAACTTCTCGTGCGTGGGGATGGTGCGCGCGGCGGTCTCGAGCTTCTTCATGCGTTTTTCCATCATGCGCTCGCGCAGCACCGGGTCCTCGGTGATATGCCCGTACTCGTCGTGCTCGTCCGAGGTGATCCAGTGCAGGCCGCCTGGCGTGCCCAAGGGGATGAAGGGGGAGACGCCGTCCTCGGCAAAGCGGTAGCGGGGCGTCTCCTGGTTTCCCCGTTCGGGATCGGGCGCGTACCGCTTGCCGCGCGAGATCCGGACCGCCTCGAGGTCGAAGGGCGGGAGGGTCACGGTGGTGCTCGCGAGGTACTTGTCGATGAGGTGCACCACCACCGTCTGGTACTCCTCGGCCCAGTTCAGGGCGCGCACCGCGTCGTAGAAGCAGTCGTTCACGTCGCCCGAGGCGAGCACGAGTTTGGGGTACTCGCCGTGCCCCGCGAACAGCGCGAAGCGCAGGTCGCCCTGCTCGGTGCGGGTGGGCAGGCCGGTGGAAGGACTGCCGCGCTGGTAGAGCGTGAGGACGAGGGGCACCTCGGCGATTCCCGCATACCCTAAGCCCTCCACCATCAGGCTCGCGCCCGGCCCGCTCGTCGCGGTGGCCGCGCGGGCGCCGGTCATGGCCGCGCCGATCGCCATCGTGACCGCGGCGATCTCGTCCTCGGTCTGCACGACCGTGACCTCCCCCCCGTCGAAGTGCGCGTGAGCCTCGAGGAAAACCGACTCGTCGGTCGCGGGGGAGATCGGGTAGTAGGTCTGGAAGGCCAGGCCGCCCGCGATCTTGCCGAGGGCGGTGGCCTGGTTCCCGTTCACGTAGAGGCGGCCGCCGCTATCCCCGATCGGCTCGAGGCCAAAGGGCACGGCGTGCCCATTGCGTTGGTAGACTCCCTCCACTACGGCCTTGTTGAGCTCGAAAACGCTCGGTTTACCCGCGAACTGGTCCTCGAGGGCCGCGACCAGGAGGTCCTTCGGGTACCGGAGCAGCGCCAGGCTCGCAGCGACCGCGATCGTGTTCAGCGTGCGCCGCGCCTTGAGGCTCGGCAGCCCCAGCTCGCCGCCGATCTCGTCCGCGAGGGCCTCGAACCCGTACGGGACGAGCGTGACGCCCGAGGCGCGGTGCGCCTCGAGGACGTCCGCGATGGTGGGGGCGTCTTTCCCGAGACGTTCGGCGATCGCGGCCTTGAGGCGCTTGTCGAGCATGGGGAGCCGGGTGAGGGGGGTGGCCTCGTGCTTGGGGTCGTACAGCAGCACGCCCCCCTGGCGGACCTCGCCCAGGTGCCGCACGATGGTTTCGGCGTCCAGCGCAACCAAAAGGTGCACCCCGTCCACGAAGGATCCCAGGGGTTTCGCGGCGAGGCGCACGTCCAGGTAGCTGTGGCGGCCCATGATGTTGGAGTGGTACTCGCGGCGGCCAAAGGCCCACCAGCCGCCCTTACCGGCGGCGCGGGCGAAGAGCGCCGCGGCGGTTTCCACTCCGCTGCCTTGTGGTCCCCCAACGCGCCATGTGAATTCTTGCATCATGCCCTCCGCGCTTTCATACCCTACCGCAGCCGCCTGTTAGGCGGCTACCCCGCCGGACACGCTGGCCGGGCGGGGGCGCGTTAGCGGCGCTCGTAGGAGGTGATCTGGAAGGAGGCGGCCAAGGTGCTTTCCGGGTAGCGCGCGGCGGCCGGAAGGTTTTGGAGGGTGGGGATGTACACCACCTCCGCTTTTTGCCCGGCGTTACAGTTGTTCCCACCGGCGCTCGTGGTGCAGAACTCGTTGGTGACGATCGTTCCGTAGGTCACGTTATCCTTTTGCGTGCGGAAGCGCTGGCCTGCGTAGATCACGGCCATCACGTGGCTGGGTTGGGTTTTCCGGATCTGGTGCACCTCGCGCTCGGCCAAAAGGGCCAGGACCTGGTTGGGGAAGGTAGCGTACGTCGTATCCGGAAGCAGGCTCACGTTCGCGCTGCTGTCACCGATGAGGATAGACCCGCCCGCGCCGCTGATGGGGTCGCGCTCCACGACGATCGCGGCGTTTTTCCCGCGCTGGGCGAAGCTGTAGGCGCGGTACTCGATCGTGCGTCCGCGCCCGACGAGCTTCAGGTCGAGGCCCACGATCTCGAGCGTGCCGTAGACCTCGAGACGCGGCGGGTTTCGGGTGGGGTCGTAACGGAACCCGCCCGCGGGGTTATACCCGCTGAGGCTGTAGGTGCAGTCCACGGGGTCCTGATCCAGCACGATCGCACCGGCCGTTGCGCTTTGACTTAGGAAGGTCGCGCACCCTCCCGGGTCGTTGAGCAACGCTCCACCGGGGTACCGCAGATTTCCTGGCATGATCCGTAGCCCTTGGGCTTCCGCTTCCTTTTGGATGCACTGCCGCCAGGTGAGGTTCCGGTCCGTGCTGCACCGCGTGCCGTCGAAGGTCGGAAATCTCGGGGCGAGGTTCGGGTCCAGGTCGAAGACGCCGCGGTCGTCGGCGCACACGCCCTTGGTGTTCGTGCACACCCCCGCGGCGCTCCCGAAGATGTCCGCCTCCTCGTCGCCCACGTACGCCCCGAGGAGCCGGTTCGTCGGCTCGCCGTACTGCGCACTCCCACCGACCTCGACCCGTCCGTACTGGACGCGTAGTGTGGCGCAGAGGTTGTCCAGCCGACGCATCTCTGGGTTCACCCGGGTGTGCACGCCGCCGTAGCCGGGGCCGGTCAGGTCGTACCCGTTCTTCATGCTGAAGTCCCCACGAGCATCGATCACCACCTTCTCCGGGGCGTTCGGGTCACCCACCACGTACAGCCCGCCACGGATCGTCGCTCCGCCGTTCAGGTGCTGGTTCGCGGCCCCCGCCCCGCTGAAGATCGCGTAGTTCCAGGGGCCGGTGTTGGACAGCTCGACCGTGGCCTGCACCGTCGAGCGCGCGCCCGCGAACACCCCCACCGAACGCACCACCATAAACCGCGGCCGGGTGGGGTCCGTGTCGATGGTGACCGTGTACCGGCCCTGAGCCTCCCCGAGGGGCAGGGTGGCGGTGTACGTGAAGGGCAGCTTCTCGCTGTACGTCGCGGTGTCCTCGATCACGCCGTCCCGGTTCCAGTCAATGCCCGCCGCCAGGGGGTTGCTGCACTCGCTGCGCGAGGGCAAGCTGTTCCCCGAACCGACGGCCCGGACCAGCGCGTACCGGTAGCTTTGAAAGAGGCGCGTCTTGGCCTCCTGCAACCCGGCCTCCGCGACGTAGAACGCCACGGTGGCCGTGCGGTCGTTGCGGGTCACCCACTGCTCGACCATGGCGGTGAAGCTGGCACCGAACACCAGCACCCCCACGACCACCAGGATCATGAGCGTGACCACCAACGCGATGCCTTGCTGCTTCATACCCGCCTCCTACAGGACCTGGTCGGTCTTCAGATTCCGGATGGGGGTGCGCTCCTCAAGGGTAAAGGTGTAGCGCCCCTGCGCTGACTGGCCCGTGACCCGCACCAGCGCTGCACGCACGAACTCCGCGCATCCTTGCGGGGTGTCCTCCTCGTGCCCGTCCTCACAAACGTAGCGGATCTCGAGGGCGACGATACCGTCGGCGAGGGGCATGTACGCGCTCGCCGGGGGCGGCAGGGTGTTCGTGGTGCTGCACGGCACGTCCGCCCGGCGCAGGGTATCGCCGTCGAAGTTGTACCCCACGACGCGGCATTCCTTTCCCGGGGGGCGCAGGCTGGTGTGGTACCGGACCTCGAAGGTGTCCTTACCGTTAGGGTCGTTCACGCCGCGAAGGCACGGCGTGTCCGGCGCGCAAGGCACCCAGTACCGCGTGTCGTACCGCACGGCACCGTCCCGCACGTAGCGGCTCGAGCCGGCCAGGCTCAGGTCTTGCGTGATCAGCTGCATCACCAGGCGCACGCGGTCCTGGAGTTCGTTCTTCTCCTGGACGCGCGCCGTGTCCTGAGCGTGCTGTGCGAAGAAGGTCACGGCGACACCGAGCACCACGGTGAAGATGGCTAGGGCAACCAGCAGCTCGATAAGGGTGAGACCGTGTGCGCGACGCACTCCAGACCTCCTAAGGGGTAACAGGCGGGCACGGCTGTAGGGCGGTCGGGTCCTCCCGCACCACCGCGGTGCGCGAGGCGAAGGTGTCGTAGCAGGAGACGCGGGTGACCAGGTAGAGGCTTCCCCCTTGAGGGTCCGTAGCCCAGGCGGTAATCCGGACCAACCCCTCTCCGGCAATCCCTCGGCTCTTTTCGCTTTGAATGCGCCACCCGTCCCCGTGGCACAGGGGCTCCGTTCCGCTCAAGCAGGTGTCGTAGTATGTAAGGAAATCGTCCAGAACGGCCCCAGCCCGCTCCTCCAGAATCCGGGTGGCCTCGGCCTTCAACTCACTCAGCGCGCGGGCACGGGCCGAGACCCGGTAGTTCAAGGCCTGCGAGAGGACCAGCACCCCGAACGCCACCCCGATGATGGCAATGGCGATCAGGACCTCCAGCAGCGTGAGCCCATGGGATCTCATTGAATGCGCGCCCTCCCTTGCGGACTGATCACGACGCGTTTGTTGTAGTCCCCACCGGTGTTCGTGAGCACGACGGTGCCGTTCACGAGGCCGATCGGCACCCCCCGCGGGTCAAAGAAGATGGGGAAGTGCCCCAGGGTGCTCGCCGCGGTGTCGAGGCGCACGGAGGCAAGCTGCCCCTCCCCGAAACGCACCGTTTGGAAGACCGTGTCCACGCACTGATCCTGGTCCTCGTCCCACACCCCTCCGCGCACCGCGTACCCCCCGGCACCCGCGGTGAGAATGAACACGCCGACCGGGCAGTTCTGCCGGATGGCCTCGAGGCGCGCGCGGGTGACCTGTGCCGCCAGGCCTCGAGCGGCCTGGTTCACGGCGAAACGGTCGGGGCGCAGGTTCGCGGCGCCCAGGACCAACACCACGCCGAGTATCGCGAGGACGATGAGCAGCTCGAGGAACGTGACCCCGCGGAGGACCTTCATCCCTCTCAATATAGGTTGATTCTTTTCCATTCGAAGGTCATTGGGTACCCCTAAATGGGGGGGTACCTCGAGGCCCCCTCATTTGGGGGTTACGGGTTGGCCGGGTGGGCGGGTATGCTGGGACGTGAGGGTATACGGTTATTGGGGTAACGATGCGGAACCTAAAGCAGCAGGGTTTTACTCTAATCGAGTTCCTGATCGTGGCCACGATACTGGGGGTTGCCCTGAGTATCGCGGCCTTCGAAGGCTGGCGGATGCTGCGGGGGCAGGAGCAGCGCGCCGCCGTCTCTTCTGTACAGCAACTATTCTGGCAAGGCGCGACCGCCGCGGCGAGCCGCGGCGCGAGGTTGGAACTGGTGCGCGTCGGGAGGGTGCTCGAGGTCCGGGCCGAAGCGGACGGGCGGGTGCTGCGTCGCTTTGAGCTGCCGGATGGGGTGACGACGAACCTTCCGGAGGGACGCTTGGCGGTCTTCACGCCGCCCGGGCGGGTCAACCTTGCGGCGAGCTTCCCGAATCCCTTTACGGTGCGGGCGGGGGGACGCACGTACCGCTTCACCGTTTCCTTGATCGGGGAGGTCAAGGCGGAGGTGGTGCCGTGAACCGTCGTGGACTGACCCTGCTCGAGGTGCTCGTCGCGATGAGTATTTTGGGGGTGATCCTCGCCGCCTTCACGGTGTCTGCGGTGAGTTCGTTGCGCCACAACGCGGTTTCTGGGAGCCGGACCGCGGCGGTGCAGCTCGTGAACTACCTGGGCCGTCGGGTGGTGGGGGGGGATCGGATGGTGCTGCCTGAGGTGAACCGAACCGTGCGCGCGTGGGAGTACGGGACGCTCCGTGCAGCGTTCCCAGACCTGCCGAAGGATGTAGCCCAGGCGAACCCCGACCGCTTCCGGGCGGAGGTTGTGAGCGAGGGAACGCCAGCTTGGGCCGCGCAGCTGGGCCTGGACCTGACGCAGTACCGGGTTCGCGTATGCTGGCGGGGGCCGGAGGAGGAGCACTGCACGGAGGTAGCGACCCTGGGCGTGAGCCCGAGCGCGGCGGGAAGCGCCCCGCCGTTACCCGGCATCAACTAGGGAGGTGGCATGCGCGCACGTCGAGGCTTTACCCTAACCGAACTGCTCATTGCCCTGGGGATCCTAGCGACCCTGATGGCCGCGGCGTACGGCGCGGTGGTGCAAGCCCTCCGCTTCCAGAGCGACCAGGAGGCCGTGACGAGCCTCCAGGCGAAGCTGCGTCGGGTCATGGAGGTCTTCACACAGGACCTGCGCAGCGCGGTCTTTGGGGGGATCACGAACCAACCCTATCCTTCCGGTGCGGAGAGCATCTCCTTCGCCTTGATGGACGGCGGTGCGGGGTACCCTGTGTTGCCGCACGACTCCGGGAGCAACAACAGCTTCAAGCGGGCTGCTGAGGTGAAGGTGGTTTCCTTGGTGGCGAGCACGCTCGACCTGGGGATTCGGCGGGGGGATACCGTGCTGATGGTGAACGCGAACGGGCAGGCGGTCCTCCTCCCAGTGACCAACGTGAACCCGGTGGGAGGCGGTCCGAACCGCTGGCACATCGTGCACGCGGGGTGCGGCAACACGATCGACTACACCCCGAACACCTTGGTGTTCCGCGTGGTGACGCTAGGGTTCCGTTACGACCCGAGCACCCGCACGTTATGGGAGCAGCGGGGCGGAGTGGAACGGCCTTTAGCCTTCGACCTCAGCCGTTTCCGCATCGAGTACGTGTACCGTGCGCCGAACGGGCGGGACGTGGTGAACCCCATCGGGTACGACGCGACAGGCACCCCCGCGATCGAGTTTG
This region of Marinithermus hydrothermalis DSM 14884 genomic DNA includes:
- a CDS encoding NAD(P)-dependent oxidoreductase; translation: MKVGILGTGIMGRPMARNLLEAGLEVWVWNRTREKAAPLLAAGARWAETPAALARQVDVLGLVLATPEATREVFYREDGVLDGVHPGLFVVDHGTNPLAWAQEAAPLVAEAGGQYVDAPLQGSYPEAERRALVILAGGTPTGLEPLSPYFEGVGGTIVFAGELGRGVLLKLALNLITALTGAALAEASALAAAFGLGQEVFFEALEKSSLAAPFHRGKGEKLRSGDLSPQLPLKLMNKDLRLIQAEASRVRFPLFMGGNARALYTLAERMGLGEADLIAVRNVYREEA
- a CDS encoding DUF3054 domain-containing protein, whose protein sequence is MGRTLAWGDALMIGAFAVLGLMAHGEAVSLAGILRNAAPIWLTWFLLAPFLRTYTRPGWRNLLLNWALAVPAGVWLRFMVLGRSFDLGFFIFLAVTLAVTLALLVAWRALAFRRLVRA
- the lipA gene encoding lipoyl synthase — protein: MIELKVVQLEDPETHEIKRIKVVPGGVAQARPEPVDRNKPSWLRATLPTGPAYTDLKEMVQRLRLHTVCQSARCPNIGECWGHGTLTIMILGGVCTRACKFCAVDTGNPQGWVDPKEPEHVAEAIEALNQRYGIRYVVLTSVDRDDLPDGGAAHFGAVVRQLKARTPEVKVETLTPDFQGDRAAVETVIASGVDVFAHNIETVRRLTPRVRDPRATYDQSLAVLEHAKRYASARYPHVLTKSSLMLGLGETDAEIREAMRDLRAVGVDILTLGQYLRPTRHHLPVERYVTPAEFEKYREWGYEEGFLEVFSGPLVRSSYRAEKVFFEAEARHG
- the lipB gene encoding lipoyl(octanoyl) transferase LipB, which translates into the protein MEFRVEDLGLVPYAEAWEYQKQVHRRVVSGELEPTLLLLEHPRVITLGRKATGENLLFPEAWYRENGFDLFRVERGGDVTYHGPGQLVGYPIFPVGRRVRDLLRKIEAAIMRVAAGYGIETYPTPGYAGVWVGNEKLCAIGVAVKEGVSFHGFALNVNTRLADFSVIIPCGLADKGVTSLEKLLGRPLDMQEVKARVVEAFREVFREGIEPQAEVTWTR
- a CDS encoding 2-oxoacid:ferredoxin oxidoreductase subunit beta, with product MIELKLSDYKAEIHSDWCPGCGDYGILNALQMALSEMKADPTNTVVFSGIGCAAKTPHYMQTYGVHTLHGRVLPIATGAKLANPDLTVVAVGGDGDGLGIGAGHFVGSGRRNVDLLYLIYDNEVYGLTKGQASPTLALGEQPKSLPHPNAQGRINPLMLALSAGYTFIARAYAYDVKHLKALIKAGIEHKGLAVIDVLQPCPTYNNLHTKEWFGPRVYKLEEEGYDPNVPADASEEERAARIAAFAAKAAEWGERIPIGIFWQEEVSTFQERIAAHQPDYFAAPPAKRRIMREDGRPVANLEAIFAELAL
- a CDS encoding 2-oxoacid:acceptor oxidoreductase subunit alpha, which gives rise to MQEFTWRVGGPQGSGVETAAALFARAAGKGGWWAFGRREYHSNIMGRHSYLDVRLAAKPLGSFVDGVHLLVALDAETIVRHLGEVRQGGVLLYDPKHEATPLTRLPMLDKRLKAAIAERLGKDAPTIADVLEAHRASGVTLVPYGFEALADEIGGELGLPSLKARRTLNTIAVAASLALLRYPKDLLVAALEDQFAGKPSVFELNKAVVEGVYQRNGHAVPFGLEPIGDSGGRLYVNGNQATALGKIAGGLAFQTYYPISPATDESVFLEAHAHFDGGEVTVVQTEDEIAAVTMAIGAAMTGARAATATSGPGASLMVEGLGYAGIAEVPLVLTLYQRGSPSTGLPTRTEQGDLRFALFAGHGEYPKLVLASGDVNDCFYDAVRALNWAEEYQTVVVHLIDKYLASTTVTLPPFDLEAVRISRGKRYAPDPERGNQETPRYRFAEDGVSPFIPLGTPGGLHWITSDEHDEYGHITEDPVLRERMMEKRMKKLETAARTIPTHEKFQVFGEEAGVVVVGWGSVKGAALEALERLGGFQYVQVKLLWPFPTELEAVLAGKTVVTMEHNYSGQFADLLRQETGVRAAHRVVKYNGRPISATEATEAIQAVLKGEVQSERIVLRRGV
- a CDS encoding pilus assembly PilX family protein, whose product is MKQQGIALVVTLMILVVVGVLVFGASFTAMVEQWVTRNDRTATVAFYVAEAGLQEAKTRLFQSYRYALVRAVGSGNSLPSRSECSNPLAAGIDWNRDGVIEDTATYSEKLPFTYTATLPLGEAQGRYTVTIDTDPTRPRFMVVRSVGVFAGARSTVQATVELSNTGPWNYAIFSGAGAANQHLNGGATIRGGLYVVGDPNAPEKVVIDARGDFSMKNGYDLTGPGYGGVHTRVNPEMRRLDNLCATLRVQYGRVEVGGSAQYGEPTNRLLGAYVGDEEADIFGSAAGVCTNTKGVCADDRGVFDLDPNLAPRFPTFDGTRCSTDRNLTWRQCIQKEAEAQGLRIMPGNLRYPGGALLNDPGGCATFLSQSATAGAIVLDQDPVDCTYSLSGYNPAGGFRYDPTRNPPRLEVYGTLEIVGLDLKLVGRGRTIEYRAYSFAQRGKNAAIVVERDPISGAGGSILIGDSSANVSLLPDTTYATFPNQVLALLAEREVHQIRKTQPSHVMAVIYAGQRFRTQKDNVTYGTIVTNEFCTTSAGGNNCNAGQKAEVVYIPTLQNLPAAARYPESTLAASFQITSYERR
- a CDS encoding PilW family protein; the protein is MRRAHGLTLIELLVALAIFTVVLGVAVTFFAQHAQDTARVQEKNELQDRVRLVMQLITQDLSLAGSSRYVRDGAVRYDTRYWVPCAPDTPCLRGVNDPNGKDTFEVRYHTSLRPPGKECRVVGYNFDGDTLRRADVPCSTTNTLPPPASAYMPLADGIVALEIRYVCEDGHEEDTPQGCAEFVRAALVRVTGQSAQGRYTFTLEERTPIRNLKTDQVL
- a CDS encoding type II secretion system protein, with the protein product MRSHGLTLLEVLIAIAIIGVAFGVLVLSQALNYRVSARARALSELKAEATRILEERAGAVLDDFLTYYDTCLSGTEPLCHGDGWRIQSEKSRGIAGEGLVRITAWATDPQGGSLYLVTRVSCYDTFASRTAVVREDPTALQPCPPVTP
- a CDS encoding GspH/FimT family pseudopilin; this encodes MKVLRGVTFLELLIVLAILGVVLVLGAANLRPDRFAVNQAARGLAAQVTRARLEAIRQNCPVGVFILTAGAGGYAVRGGVWDEDQDQCVDTVFQTVRFGEGQLASVRLDTAASTLGHFPIFFDPRGVPIGLVNGTVVLTNTGGDYNKRVVISPQGRARIQ
- a CDS encoding prepilin-type N-terminal cleavage/methylation domain-containing protein, which gives rise to MRNLKQQGFTLIEFLIVATILGVALSIAAFEGWRMLRGQEQRAAVSSVQQLFWQGATAAASRGARLELVRVGRVLEVRAEADGRVLRRFELPDGVTTNLPEGRLAVFTPPGRVNLAASFPNPFTVRAGGRTYRFTVSLIGEVKAEVVP
- a CDS encoding type IV pilus modification PilV family protein — translated: MNRRGLTLLEVLVAMSILGVILAAFTVSAVSSLRHNAVSGSRTAAVQLVNYLGRRVVGGDRMVLPEVNRTVRAWEYGTLRAAFPDLPKDVAQANPDRFRAEVVSEGTPAWAAQLGLDLTQYRVRVCWRGPEEEHCTEVATLGVSPSAAGSAPPLPGIN
- a CDS encoding PulJ/GspJ family protein, coding for MRARRGFTLTELLIALGILATLMAAAYGAVVQALRFQSDQEAVTSLQAKLRRVMEVFTQDLRSAVFGGITNQPYPSGAESISFALMDGGAGYPVLPHDSGSNNSFKRAAEVKVVSLVASTLDLGIRRGDTVLMVNANGQAVLLPVTNVNPVGGGPNRWHIVHAGCGNTIDYTPNTLVFRVVTLGFRYDPSTRTLWEQRGGVERPLAFDLSRFRIEYVYRAPNGRDVVNPIGYDATGTPAIEFDGPGGTYTLRRLQIRLGAEAPSRGRIIEREYVGQVELASNSTYRVREVLSCK